ATTTGATGCCGATCAAGGCCGGGCCCGGAGGAAATGCGACTCTCCCCGCGATCTCAACGAAGGTCGATCAAAAGGGGATAACCGAGATGAAGACCACCGCCATTTTCGCCGCCGGCCTGCTGGCCGCGGCCGTCGCCGGCCCCGCGCTGGCGCAGGATTTCACGCCCAAGGAGAAGGGGACCTGGCTGGTCACCGCCCGGGTCAGTGACGTCGCGCCCTCGGAATCGGGCGACATCTACACCGCCGCCGGCGTCAACACCAACCTGGACGTCGAGGTCAGCGACTACGTCGTCCCGACCCTGGGCTTCACCTACTTCTTCACCGACAACATCGCCGTCGAGGGCATCCTCGGGACCAGCAAGCACGAAGTCAGCGCCAAGGGCCCGGGCGGTACGACCCGCGTTCATGACACCTGGGTCGTGCCGCCGGTGGTGACCGTCCAGTACCACTTCAACCCCAAGGGCCGGGTCAGCCCCTATGTCGGGGCCGGCGTCAACGCCATGATCTTCTACAACGGCGAAGACAAGAACGGCTTCAAGGTCGATCTGGACAACGGTTTCGGTTACGCCCTGCAGGCTGGCGTCGATATCGCCGTGAAGGGCGACTGGTCGATCAACCTGGACGCCAAGAAGGTCTTCTTCGAGACCGACGCCAACATCAACAACGGCGCCCTGAAGTCGAACGTCGAGCTGGACCCCTGGGTCATCTCGGCCGGTGTCACCCGCCGGTTCTAGCGGTCTTGACCCCCAG
The nucleotide sequence above comes from Caulobacter sp. NIBR1757. Encoded proteins:
- a CDS encoding OmpW family outer membrane protein — encoded protein: MKTTAIFAAGLLAAAVAGPALAQDFTPKEKGTWLVTARVSDVAPSESGDIYTAAGVNTNLDVEVSDYVVPTLGFTYFFTDNIAVEGILGTSKHEVSAKGPGGTTRVHDTWVVPPVVTVQYHFNPKGRVSPYVGAGVNAMIFYNGEDKNGFKVDLDNGFGYALQAGVDIAVKGDWSINLDAKKVFFETDANINNGALKSNVELDPWVISAGVTRRF